One Candidatus Cloacimonas sp. DNA window includes the following coding sequences:
- a CDS encoding protein MraZ, which yields MSGEFLGIFENSVHKQRVIIPAAFKKKFSEEAGKKVIVTLGPNETVAIYPLDNWKDTLERLKNGDERCAKLRTQLIDFAMTEQELEGPGRVRILERLLNETNITDSVIIKGEGHYISLWNPKVYNEVRAGKLNKHRQEFTSEDYQK from the coding sequence ATGTCCGGTGAATTTTTAGGTATCTTTGAAAACTCTGTTCATAAGCAACGGGTAATAATTCCTGCCGCTTTCAAGAAGAAATTTTCGGAAGAAGCGGGCAAAAAAGTGATAGTTACTCTTGGTCCCAATGAAACAGTTGCCATTTATCCTCTTGATAACTGGAAAGATACTTTGGAACGGCTGAAAAACGGTGACGAGCGTTGTGCCAAACTTCGCACCCAATTAATTGATTTTGCTATGACGGAGCAAGAGCTGGAAGGTCCCGGAAGAGTAAGAATTCTGGAACGCTTATTAAACGAAACGAACATTACGGATAGCGTTATCATCAAAGGTGAAGGGCACTATATTTCGTTGTGGAATCCTAAGGTCTATAATGAAGTACGGGCAGGTAAGCTAAACAAACATCGCCAAGAGTTTACTTCTGAGGACTATCAAAAATGA
- the rsmH gene encoding 16S rRNA (cytosine(1402)-N(4))-methyltransferase RsmH, producing MSFHTPVMVNQCLSLLNLQAGKLYVDATTGGGGHSLAMLKQEPSLKLYCFDQDSEAIAEAGKTLTEYNNAILIKANFKQLRTELAYLKVKGIDGILFDLGVSSHQIDTDKRGFSFDKDALLDMRMDRDLQYSAYNAVNELDTKTLTQIFRDLGEEQNAYRIAKAVEKSSKPIQTTGELAKIIESVAGKGTKESLKTKVRIFQALRIYVNKELEALSSALQDAIYLLNPAGRIVVISYHSLEDRIVKRIFKLAEQDCICPPASISCNCNHHKQLNILTKKPLTATEEEILANPRSRSAKLRAAEKVKEEDKNSLNGRKQNRRKTREE from the coding sequence ATGAGTTTTCACACTCCGGTAATGGTGAATCAATGTTTATCCTTGCTAAATTTGCAAGCAGGCAAACTTTATGTAGATGCCACAACCGGAGGTGGAGGCCATAGTTTAGCGATGCTAAAACAGGAGCCCTCCCTGAAACTATATTGTTTTGATCAAGATAGTGAAGCAATCGCAGAAGCAGGAAAAACACTTACAGAATATAATAATGCAATTTTAATAAAAGCCAATTTCAAACAACTGCGCACCGAGCTCGCCTATTTGAAAGTAAAAGGCATTGATGGAATTCTCTTTGATTTGGGAGTTTCATCGCATCAAATAGATACTGACAAACGCGGATTCAGTTTTGATAAAGATGCGCTTCTGGATATGAGAATGGACAGGGACTTACAATATAGTGCGTATAATGCGGTTAACGAATTGGACACAAAGACATTAACCCAAATTTTCAGAGATTTGGGTGAAGAACAAAATGCCTATCGTATTGCCAAAGCAGTGGAAAAAAGTTCGAAGCCAATTCAGACCACAGGCGAACTTGCCAAAATTATAGAAAGCGTTGCCGGAAAAGGTACAAAGGAATCACTAAAGACAAAAGTGCGTATTTTTCAGGCATTGCGAATATATGTGAACAAGGAACTGGAAGCACTTTCTTCAGCTTTGCAGGATGCAATATATTTATTAAATCCCGCAGGTAGAATAGTGGTTATCAGTTACCATTCTTTAGAAGATAGAATAGTGAAACGCATTTTTAAATTGGCGGAACAGGATTGTATTTGTCCTCCTGCTTCCATAAGCTGTAATTGTAACCATCATAAACAGTTAAATATTTTAACCAAAAAGCCCTTAACGGCTACGGAAGAAGAAATATTGGCAAATCCCCGTTCCCGCAGTGCCAAATTACGCGCTGCTGAGAAAGTTAAAGAGGAAGATAAGAATTCATTAAACGGTCGGAAACAAAACCGACGGAAAACGCGGGAGGAATGA